The Streptomyces spororaveus genome includes a region encoding these proteins:
- the phzG gene encoding phenazine biosynthesis FMN-dependent oxidase PhzG — protein MSTITSTSTPGNSSKFESLSGETDLDFPEYDNPAADPVELLRTWLTQAGDRGVREPRALALATADARGRASTRIIAITAVTDRGLVFMSHTSSQKGREIAETGWASGLLYWRETAQQISISGEVEQLGDAESDALWYGRPVPMHAMSTAAHQSEPLDDVAALREAATRLEAAGTPLPRPERFVGYLLVPSAIEFWAASSDRLHRRLRYDRLADRSWSPSRLQP, from the coding sequence GTGAGCACGATCACCAGCACCAGCACCCCTGGCAACAGCAGCAAGTTCGAGTCCCTCAGCGGCGAGACCGACCTCGACTTCCCCGAGTACGACAACCCGGCGGCCGACCCGGTCGAGCTGCTGCGGACCTGGCTCACCCAGGCCGGCGACCGCGGCGTCCGCGAACCGCGGGCCCTCGCGCTGGCCACCGCCGACGCCCGGGGCCGCGCCTCCACCCGCATCATCGCGATCACCGCGGTGACCGACCGCGGCCTGGTCTTCATGAGCCACACCAGCAGCCAGAAGGGCCGCGAGATAGCCGAGACGGGCTGGGCCTCGGGCCTGCTCTACTGGCGGGAGACCGCCCAGCAGATCAGCATCAGCGGCGAGGTCGAGCAGCTCGGCGACGCCGAGTCCGACGCCCTCTGGTACGGGCGCCCGGTTCCCATGCACGCGATGTCGACGGCCGCCCACCAGAGTGAGCCGCTGGACGACGTGGCGGCGCTGCGGGAGGCGGCCACCCGCCTCGAAGCGGCCGGTACGCCGCTGCCGCGCCCGGAACGCTTCGTCGGCTACCTGCTGGTTCCCTCGGCCATCGAGTTCTGGGCGGCGAGCTCCGACCGGCTGCACCGCAGGCTCCGCTACGACCGGCTCGCCGATCGGAGCTGGAGCCCGAGCCGGCTCCAGCCGTGA
- a CDS encoding flavin-dependent oxidoreductase, with amino-acid sequence MHVLVSGGGIGGLTTALALHAAGIRATVLERTREIRPLGVGINLQPHAVRELTELGFADELAAIGVATAEMVWVDRSGNRLHHEDRGTARGYHWPQYSVHRGELQMMLLAAVRERLGPEAVRTGTVFEGVRQSSDGVRVRATVRETGEAVDIAGDLLVGADGLHSAVRAGLHPDEGPLRWSGTMMWRGVTETDAFLTGRTMIHADAGRGARLIAYPIRPHAAGQGRSLTNWVCMVSVADPGPLDEAAGWNRAGRLDDVLPHFADWEIDWLDVPGMLTGGGDVLEYPMVDRDPLPSWGDGRVTLLGDAAHPMYPVGANGASQAIVDARVLAYELAAQEDPVAALRTYEDKRRAATSAVVLANRRMDRSKPKNAKNPDDPAGRNDAPAEGIYTKIANTYRNSAGDDVAELNARASLHPPIRKGAPA; translated from the coding sequence ATGCACGTGCTGGTCAGCGGGGGCGGGATAGGTGGTCTCACCACCGCCCTGGCCCTCCACGCAGCGGGCATCCGCGCGACGGTACTGGAGCGGACCCGCGAGATCCGGCCACTCGGCGTGGGAATCAACCTCCAGCCGCACGCGGTCCGCGAGCTCACGGAACTGGGCTTCGCCGACGAACTCGCCGCCATCGGCGTGGCCACCGCGGAGATGGTCTGGGTCGACCGCTCCGGCAACCGCCTGCACCACGAGGACCGCGGCACCGCCCGCGGCTACCACTGGCCGCAGTACTCGGTCCACCGCGGTGAGCTGCAGATGATGCTGCTCGCCGCGGTACGCGAGCGGCTCGGCCCCGAAGCGGTCCGCACCGGAACGGTCTTCGAGGGCGTACGGCAGAGCTCCGACGGGGTACGGGTGCGCGCCACCGTCCGGGAGACCGGTGAGGCGGTGGACATCGCCGGGGACCTGCTCGTCGGTGCGGACGGCCTGCACTCGGCGGTGCGCGCCGGGCTCCACCCGGACGAAGGACCGCTGCGCTGGTCGGGGACCATGATGTGGCGCGGGGTCACCGAGACCGACGCGTTCCTGACCGGCCGCACCATGATCCACGCCGATGCCGGCCGGGGCGCCCGGCTGATCGCCTACCCGATCCGCCCGCACGCGGCGGGGCAGGGGCGCTCGCTGACCAACTGGGTCTGCATGGTCTCCGTCGCCGACCCCGGCCCGCTCGACGAGGCCGCCGGCTGGAACCGGGCCGGCCGGCTCGACGACGTACTGCCCCACTTCGCCGACTGGGAGATCGACTGGCTCGACGTGCCCGGGATGCTGACCGGCGGCGGGGACGTCCTGGAGTACCCGATGGTCGACCGCGACCCGCTGCCGAGCTGGGGCGACGGGCGGGTAACCCTCCTCGGCGACGCCGCGCACCCGATGTACCCGGTCGGTGCGAACGGCGCCTCGCAGGCGATCGTCGACGCACGCGTCCTGGCGTACGAACTGGCGGCACAGGAGGATCCGGTCGCCGCGCTGCGTACCTACGAGGACAAGCGCCGGGCCGCCACCAGCGCCGTCGTGCTCGCGAACCGGCGGATGGACCGGTCGAAACCCAAGAACGCCAAGAACCCCGACGACCCGGCCGGCCGGAACGACGCGCCGGCCGAGGGGATCTACACCAAGATCGCCAACACGTACCGGAACTCCGCCGGGGACGATGTGGCCGAACTCAACGCGCGTGCCTCGCTGCACCCGCCGATCCGCAAGGGAGCACCGGCATGA
- a CDS encoding nuclear transport factor 2 family protein, producing the protein MTFGTEPTDVTATYYAAWKVKDFDTLRSVLAETVDFVGPYGSATSADEFRAKIEVASEINTDIVVKKVFSDGPDVLTWFEMHTSVAEPVQVATWSHVVDGKIARQRVAFDPRPITG; encoded by the coding sequence ATGACATTCGGGACCGAGCCCACGGACGTGACCGCGACGTACTACGCGGCCTGGAAGGTCAAGGACTTCGACACCCTGCGCTCGGTGCTCGCCGAGACCGTGGATTTCGTCGGCCCGTACGGCAGCGCCACCAGCGCCGACGAATTCCGCGCGAAGATCGAGGTGGCCTCGGAGATCAACACCGACATCGTCGTCAAGAAGGTCTTCAGCGACGGACCCGACGTGCTCACCTGGTTCGAGATGCACACCAGCGTCGCCGAGCCGGTCCAGGTGGCCACGTGGAGCCATGTCGTGGACGGCAAGATCGCCCGCCAGCGGGTGGCCTTCGATCCGCGCCCGATCACCGGCTAG
- a CDS encoding IS701 family transposase — protein MSVRELRRGAVAVGSEREQVLQELSTALFASLPRRDQRRKGEQYVRGLLAAQGRRSIRNVAVCLGDPTLEQSLHHFICNSTWDWMPVREALADWLRQAIGPQAWVVRQMSIPKSGRHSVGVGRGLDLHRDQPFHGQQAFGVWAASEQASSPVNWRLLLEEAQGETQEECAAAAALDFSRLYDASRRPVVLDTPTRDPESVIRRFNDAGVPVLVRVQGTAQLTVREAALPGYGQGAHSAQRIADSVRGLRRPTGWLDPTAPSGVRHVPAAKVRVGLPGREEGLARGLVLVGEWESPRRPATRLWLTNMAEVPASALLRLAKLTDRVGQDLSGFGDRAGLRDFEGRSLRGWHCHITLASAAHAVEVLTASRRDGERYFPGIPA, from the coding sequence ATGTCTGTACGAGAACTGCGGCGCGGAGCGGTGGCGGTCGGATCCGAACGGGAACAGGTGCTCCAGGAGCTGAGCACCGCCCTGTTCGCCTCGCTCCCCCGCAGGGATCAGCGGCGCAAAGGGGAGCAGTACGTGCGCGGCCTGCTGGCCGCACAGGGCCGCAGGTCCATCAGGAACGTCGCGGTCTGCCTCGGCGACCCGACGCTGGAGCAGAGTCTGCACCACTTCATCTGCAACTCGACCTGGGACTGGATGCCGGTGCGCGAGGCGCTCGCGGACTGGCTCCGCCAGGCGATCGGACCGCAGGCCTGGGTGGTGCGGCAGATGTCGATACCGAAGTCCGGCCGGCATTCGGTGGGCGTCGGCCGCGGCCTCGACCTCCATCGGGACCAGCCCTTCCACGGGCAGCAGGCGTTCGGGGTGTGGGCCGCCTCCGAGCAGGCCAGTTCACCGGTGAACTGGCGGCTGCTGCTGGAGGAGGCGCAGGGCGAGACGCAGGAGGAGTGCGCGGCCGCCGCGGCCCTCGACTTCTCCCGCCTCTACGACGCCTCCCGCCGGCCCGTCGTGCTCGACACACCCACCCGGGACCCGGAGTCCGTGATCCGGCGCTTCAACGACGCCGGAGTGCCCGTGCTCGTACGCGTCCAGGGCACCGCGCAGCTCACGGTCCGTGAAGCGGCCCTGCCCGGGTACGGCCAGGGTGCGCACTCGGCCCAGCGGATCGCCGACTCGGTCAGGGGATTGCGCAGGCCCACCGGATGGCTCGACCCGACGGCGCCCTCCGGCGTACGGCACGTACCCGCCGCGAAGGTGCGCGTGGGACTGCCGGGAAGGGAAGAGGGCCTGGCGCGCGGGCTCGTACTCGTCGGGGAGTGGGAGAGCCCCAGGCGTCCCGCCACCCGGCTGTGGCTCACCAACATGGCCGAGGTGCCCGCGTCGGCGCTGCTGCGTCTGGCGAAGCTCACCGACCGGGTGGGGCAGGACCTGTCGGGTTTCGGGGACCGGGCCGGGCTGCGGGACTTCGAGGGGAGGTCCCTGCGGGGGTGGCACTGCCACATCACTCTGGCGTCCGCCGCGCACGCCGTGGAGGTGCTGACGGCGAGCCGCCGTGACGGCGAGCGCTACTTCCCCGGAATCCCGGCCTGA
- a CDS encoding PucR family transcriptional regulator, whose product MQRSAAVAAGPVRDELFDDLLVAPLRAPRQLMRRASQLGIDPEGSYVVVLARPEGGEHGRAVLWASSYAYRHSGLKTVQGGCVVLLLPGSDASAAARAVSEELAPLLGRPVTVGASGPALGLASVAKVYQESLRCLDALIALDGAGSAASMGDLGFLGLLLSNDHDVDGFVSSAIGPVLDHDAGGTTGLVRTVEAYFASGSSPTGAAKELHVHPNTVARRLKRIDELLGAGWQKPGRAVEVQLALRLLRARDILRRQRQSHAQAGIPGK is encoded by the coding sequence GTGCAGCGCAGTGCGGCGGTGGCCGCGGGTCCGGTCCGTGACGAGCTCTTCGACGACCTGCTCGTCGCCCCGCTGCGAGCCCCGCGCCAACTCATGCGCAGGGCCTCGCAGTTGGGCATCGATCCGGAGGGTTCGTACGTCGTCGTACTGGCCCGCCCGGAAGGCGGCGAGCACGGCAGGGCCGTCCTGTGGGCCTCTTCCTACGCCTACCGGCACTCCGGGCTCAAGACGGTCCAGGGCGGCTGCGTCGTGCTGCTGCTGCCGGGCTCGGACGCCTCGGCCGCCGCCAGGGCCGTCTCCGAGGAACTGGCGCCCCTGCTGGGGCGGCCCGTCACGGTCGGCGCGTCCGGCCCCGCCCTCGGGCTCGCCTCGGTCGCCAAGGTGTACCAGGAGTCACTGCGCTGCCTCGACGCCCTGATCGCCCTGGACGGCGCGGGCAGCGCCGCGTCGATGGGCGACCTCGGATTCCTCGGTCTGCTGCTCTCCAACGACCACGACGTCGACGGATTCGTCTCCTCGGCCATCGGCCCCGTGCTCGACCACGACGCCGGGGGCACGACCGGCCTCGTCCGGACCGTCGAGGCCTACTTCGCCTCCGGCAGCAGCCCGACCGGAGCGGCCAAGGAACTGCACGTCCACCCCAACACGGTCGCGCGCCGGCTGAAGCGGATCGACGAACTCCTCGGCGCGGGCTGGCAGAAGCCCGGCCGTGCGGTCGAGGTGCAGCTCGCGCTGCGGCTGCTGCGGGCCCGGGACATCCTGCGGCGCCAGCGCCAGTCACACGCTCAGGCCGGGATTCCGGGGAAGTAG
- a CDS encoding GAF domain-containing protein: MAKDEALTDAPALAVLELLAQESPPGHFQDLLQRGRRQNLPPDQLAELERATQLAMGIHASANQRRQREVVMAALVDTVHDMTTRYDPDTLLKVITSRARRLLGFDMAYISLRRSAGGSYIHSSDGDTTALNVGLVVEERRGLGEMAQDKGAPFWTSDYLNDDRIPHGEGVDEVVRAEGLHAIMAVPIFQGSAPIGALYGADRVVRHFTPDEISVMRSLADFASVALEKARLLDRTRTEIAELESAGFEARGTIARMAYLNEVQSRLIAQVLDGGDLYDIVKAAADALGGALAVGDPQGADPGVHGLGRRGSRRDGGSLQGGADRPGGAGGACLPRSERALREPVGDSRHGRRRIPRGRPAQGHAAAGPRGRAVLRLRRAGRRAAAGGAAQCGGGRGSGP, encoded by the coding sequence ATGGCTAAGGACGAGGCGCTGACCGACGCCCCGGCGCTGGCAGTGCTGGAACTGCTCGCGCAGGAGTCGCCACCAGGCCATTTCCAGGACCTGCTGCAACGCGGCCGCCGGCAGAACCTGCCACCGGATCAGCTCGCCGAGCTGGAGCGGGCGACCCAGCTGGCGATGGGCATCCACGCCTCCGCGAACCAGCGCCGGCAGCGGGAGGTGGTCATGGCCGCCCTGGTGGACACGGTCCACGACATGACCACGCGGTACGACCCCGACACCCTGCTGAAGGTCATCACCAGCAGGGCCCGCCGGCTGCTCGGCTTCGACATGGCCTACATCAGCCTGCGCAGGTCCGCGGGCGGCTCGTACATCCACAGCTCGGACGGTGACACGACCGCGCTCAACGTCGGCCTCGTCGTGGAGGAGCGCCGCGGGCTCGGCGAGATGGCGCAGGACAAGGGTGCGCCCTTCTGGACTTCGGACTACCTCAACGACGACCGGATACCGCACGGCGAGGGGGTGGACGAGGTCGTCCGCGCGGAGGGTCTGCACGCCATCATGGCGGTGCCGATCTTCCAGGGCAGCGCACCCATCGGCGCGTTGTACGGCGCGGACCGGGTCGTACGCCATTTCACGCCCGACGAGATCAGCGTGATGCGCTCCCTGGCGGACTTCGCGTCGGTCGCGCTGGAGAAGGCCAGGCTCCTCGACCGTACGCGGACCGAGATCGCCGAACTGGAGTCGGCGGGTTTCGAGGCGCGCGGCACCATCGCGCGGATGGCCTACCTCAACGAGGTCCAGTCCCGGCTGATCGCCCAGGTCCTCGACGGCGGCGACCTGTACGACATCGTGAAGGCGGCGGCCGACGCGCTGGGCGGGGCGCTCGCGGTGGGCGACCCGCAAGGGGCAGATCCTGGCGTCCACGGGCTCGGACGCCGCGGATCCCGCCGGGACGGAGGCTCTCTTCAAGGAGGCGCTGACCGGCCGGGCGGCGCTGGAGGCGCGTGCCTTCCGCGGTCCGAGCGCGCTCTCCGAGAACCTGTGGGCGACTCCCGTCACGGCCGGCGCCGAATACCTCGGGGTCGTCCTGCTCAAGGTCACGCAGCCGCCGGGCCCCGAGGCCGAGCGGTTCTTCGGCTTCGTCGGGCAGGCCGTCGCGCTGCTGCTGGTGGTGCAGCGCAGTGCGGCGGTGGCCGCGGGTCCGGTCCGTGA
- a CDS encoding methyltransferase domain-containing protein yields MTEITKIKDYMRSLERSRAALSRTDRPRTFPMAGREWDLLDGVFAPPFSASTGAAMELLGLTGPTAKPWSGSFLEIGCGTGIVAVSAALAGSDRVTAADISEAAVRNTAMNAARHGVADRLRTVHSDLFDELGAGQAAGERFDTIFWHSNFVLAPPGYRYTTVHERAYVDPGYRAHRRFLAEAPAHVADGGAVLLHFSDRGDIPALHAIAEECGRELRVLRSRRVREGEETVEHILFEITVR; encoded by the coding sequence ATGACCGAAATCACAAAAATCAAGGACTACATGCGGTCACTGGAGCGGAGCCGGGCAGCGCTTTCGCGCACGGACCGGCCACGCACCTTTCCCATGGCGGGCCGCGAGTGGGATCTGCTGGACGGCGTGTTCGCGCCGCCGTTCTCGGCGTCGACCGGGGCGGCCATGGAGCTGCTCGGCCTCACCGGGCCGACGGCGAAACCCTGGAGCGGCTCGTTCCTGGAGATCGGGTGCGGCACCGGCATCGTCGCCGTGTCCGCCGCGCTGGCGGGCAGCGACCGCGTGACCGCCGCCGACATCAGCGAAGCGGCCGTACGGAACACCGCGATGAACGCGGCGCGGCACGGGGTGGCCGACCGTCTGAGGACGGTGCACAGCGACCTGTTCGACGAACTCGGAGCAGGTCAGGCGGCAGGTGAGCGCTTCGACACCATCTTCTGGCACTCCAATTTCGTACTGGCTCCGCCCGGCTACCGCTACACGACGGTCCACGAGCGCGCCTATGTGGACCCGGGCTACCGCGCTCACCGCCGCTTCCTCGCCGAAGCCCCCGCGCACGTGGCCGACGGGGGCGCGGTCCTGCTGCACTTCAGCGACCGCGGGGACATCCCGGCGCTGCACGCGATCGCCGAGGAGTGCGGTCGGGAGCTGCGGGTGCTGCGCAGCCGCCGCGTCCGTGAGGGCGAGGAGACCGTCGAGCACATTCTCTTCGAAATCACCGTCCGCTGA
- the pabB gene encoding aminodeoxychorismate synthase component I encodes MRTLLIDNYDSFTFNLFHYLAEVSGSEPVVIRNDDPAWDPSRLAEFDNVVLSPGPGNPARPADFGICAEIIERTDIPLLGVCLGHQGVALLHGGTVARAPEPRHGRTSPVLHDGTGLFLDVPSPFEVVRYHSLTVTDLPDELEATAWTPDGVLMGLRHRHRPVWGLQFHPESILTQHGHTLLANFTDLSRRWHAERGSGTSRTPLPATVTRTQDVPQDVPPQLPAEHGMRQLRVLVESTPTGWADEAAFHRLFGASENAFWLDSSKTDTDRGRFSFMGDAAGPLARVAKADVWSHTVTVRSATGSEIITGDFLDWLDRDLKEMRTELPVLPFDFTLGWVGYLGYELKAQCGADAAHQAEDADATMVFADRAVVLDHATGTTCLLALAEDGDEAPARAWLRTAAQALESIAGEPATEPRGVPASPAGIRLRHDRDAYLRLIAACQEEIAAGESYEICLTNLAEAETDLDPWDAYRALRRFSPAPYAALLRFGELSVLSTSPERFLHVSAGGTASSKPIKGTRPRGATPQQDARIVADLRADEKDRAENLMIVDLVRNDLGRHAEPGSVEVTGLFDVETYATVHQLVSTVRARLRPDRSAVDCVRAAFPAGSMTGAPKLRTLQIIDRLEAGPRGVYSGAVGYFSLSGSADLSVAIRTTVLTPGRVRYGVGGAIVALSDAAAEFEETAVKSAPLLMLTGAGFPGRYETPQRSRSGGAARGQ; translated from the coding sequence GTGCGAACCCTGCTGATAGACAACTACGACTCTTTCACGTTCAACCTTTTCCACTACCTCGCCGAGGTGAGCGGGTCCGAGCCGGTGGTGATACGGAACGACGATCCCGCCTGGGACCCGTCCCGGCTCGCGGAATTCGACAATGTGGTGCTGTCTCCCGGGCCCGGAAATCCGGCCCGCCCCGCCGATTTCGGAATCTGTGCGGAAATCATCGAAAGAACGGACATACCCCTGCTGGGCGTGTGCCTCGGGCACCAGGGAGTGGCACTGCTGCACGGCGGCACGGTCGCACGCGCCCCGGAGCCGCGGCACGGCCGCACCTCACCCGTACTCCACGACGGCACCGGTCTGTTCCTGGACGTCCCCTCGCCCTTCGAGGTGGTGCGCTACCACTCGCTGACGGTGACGGACCTGCCCGACGAGCTGGAAGCCACCGCGTGGACGCCCGACGGCGTGCTGATGGGGCTGCGGCACCGGCACCGGCCGGTCTGGGGGCTCCAGTTCCACCCCGAGTCGATCCTCACGCAGCACGGACACACGCTCCTCGCCAACTTCACCGACCTGAGCCGACGCTGGCATGCGGAACGGGGCTCGGGCACGTCGCGTACGCCCCTGCCCGCCACCGTGACGCGTACGCAGGACGTCCCGCAGGACGTCCCCCCTCAGCTGCCCGCGGAGCACGGGATGCGGCAGCTGCGCGTCCTGGTGGAGAGCACGCCGACCGGCTGGGCGGACGAGGCCGCGTTCCACCGGCTCTTCGGGGCGAGCGAGAACGCGTTCTGGCTGGACAGCAGCAAGACCGACACCGACCGGGGCCGGTTCTCCTTCATGGGCGACGCGGCGGGCCCGCTCGCGCGGGTGGCCAAGGCCGATGTGTGGAGTCACACCGTCACCGTGCGCTCGGCCACCGGGTCGGAGATCATCACCGGTGACTTCCTCGACTGGCTCGACCGCGACCTGAAGGAGATGCGCACCGAACTGCCCGTCCTGCCCTTCGACTTCACACTGGGCTGGGTCGGCTACCTCGGATACGAACTGAAGGCGCAGTGCGGCGCCGACGCGGCCCATCAGGCGGAAGACGCCGACGCCACCATGGTGTTCGCCGACCGCGCGGTGGTCCTGGACCACGCCACGGGCACCACCTGTCTGCTGGCCCTGGCCGAGGACGGCGACGAGGCCCCGGCCCGTGCCTGGCTCCGTACCGCCGCACAGGCCCTGGAGTCGATCGCGGGCGAGCCCGCCACCGAACCGCGGGGCGTGCCCGCTTCACCCGCCGGAATCCGGCTGCGGCACGACCGCGACGCCTATCTGCGGCTGATCGCCGCCTGCCAGGAGGAGATCGCCGCGGGCGAGTCGTACGAGATCTGCCTCACCAACCTCGCCGAGGCCGAAACGGACCTGGACCCCTGGGACGCGTACCGCGCGCTGCGCCGCTTCAGCCCGGCTCCGTATGCCGCTCTGCTGCGCTTCGGGGAGCTGTCCGTCCTCAGCACCTCGCCCGAGCGCTTCCTGCACGTCTCCGCCGGCGGCACCGCCTCGTCCAAGCCCATCAAGGGCACCCGGCCGCGCGGCGCGACCCCGCAGCAGGACGCGCGGATCGTCGCGGACCTGCGCGCGGACGAGAAGGACCGGGCGGAGAACCTGATGATCGTCGACCTGGTGCGCAACGACCTCGGCCGCCATGCCGAGCCCGGGTCGGTCGAGGTCACGGGCCTGTTCGACGTCGAGACGTACGCGACCGTGCACCAGCTGGTCAGTACGGTACGGGCCAGGCTGCGCCCGGACCGCAGCGCCGTGGACTGTGTGCGGGCCGCGTTCCCCGCGGGTTCGATGACGGGCGCCCCGAAGCTCCGCACCCTGCAGATCATCGACCGCCTGGAGGCCGGACCGCGCGGGGTCTACTCGGGTGCCGTCGGGTACTTCTCGCTGTCCGGCTCCGCGGACCTGAGCGTCGCGATCCGTACGACGGTGCTCACCCCCGGCCGGGTCCGCTACGGGGTCGGTGGAGCGATCGTCGCGCTGTCGGACGCGGCGGCGGAGTTCGAGGAGACGGCGGTCAAGTCGGCTCCGCTGCTGATGCTCACCGGCGCCGGATTCCCCGGCCGCTACGAGACGCCGCAGCGCAGCCGGAGCGGCGGGGCCGCGCGCGGGCAGTGA
- a CDS encoding helix-turn-helix transcriptional regulator, whose protein sequence is MTAMIPAAAWGYQISSYPGTGGIWLRRAAVPHTGVVMPDDTDPANGPTSGSASSEAQRRTELGAFLRLRRERTTPEDAGISRGTRRRTPGLRREEVAQLSGVGVAWYTWLEQGRRINPSVQVLDAIARTLRLDRTERDHLYRLADIPGVPLDVSATQPQPPEHQTILDALIPLPATIVTARYDVLAFNDAYAALDPGLALLPAADRNVLWHLFTAEEHLQPLVEWEREVSFMVAQLRAESGRRLGDPHWTGFIRQFSETNGRFAEIWARHEVASSVTRRKSFWTVDGDEISVIATGFAMASTPDTKMWIYTPDDARSQRLLGLLVGRYQELGPAELLRRGARTGGAGRSSAH, encoded by the coding sequence ATGACGGCGATGATCCCGGCAGCCGCATGGGGGTACCAGATATCCAGTTATCCCGGTACCGGGGGTATCTGGCTGCGCCGTGCGGCCGTCCCGCACACTGGGGTGGTGATGCCCGACGACACCGACCCCGCGAACGGTCCCACCAGCGGTTCCGCGAGCAGCGAGGCCCAACGGCGCACGGAACTGGGCGCCTTCCTCCGGCTGCGCCGGGAGCGCACCACCCCGGAGGACGCGGGCATCTCGCGCGGCACCAGGCGGCGTACGCCCGGGCTGCGCCGTGAGGAGGTCGCCCAGCTCTCCGGCGTCGGGGTCGCCTGGTACACCTGGCTGGAGCAGGGGCGCCGTATCAACCCCAGCGTCCAGGTGCTCGACGCGATCGCCCGGACGCTGCGGCTCGACCGGACCGAGCGGGACCACCTCTACCGGCTCGCGGACATCCCCGGCGTACCCCTCGACGTGTCGGCGACGCAGCCCCAGCCGCCGGAGCACCAGACCATCCTCGACGCCCTGATCCCGCTTCCGGCGACCATCGTGACCGCCCGCTACGACGTGCTCGCCTTCAACGACGCGTACGCGGCGCTCGACCCGGGCCTCGCGCTGCTGCCGGCGGCCGACCGCAATGTGCTGTGGCATCTGTTCACCGCCGAGGAGCATCTGCAGCCGCTCGTCGAGTGGGAGCGCGAAGTCTCCTTCATGGTGGCCCAGTTGCGGGCCGAGTCCGGCCGTCGCCTGGGGGACCCGCACTGGACCGGGTTCATCCGGCAGTTCTCCGAGACGAACGGGCGTTTCGCCGAGATCTGGGCCAGGCACGAGGTCGCCTCGTCCGTCACCCGGCGCAAGTCGTTCTGGACCGTCGACGGGGACGAGATCAGCGTGATCGCGACCGGGTTCGCGATGGCCTCCACCCCGGACACCAAGATGTGGATCTACACACCCGACGACGCGCGGTCGCAGCGGCTGCTCGGTCTGCTCGTCGGCCGCTACCAGGAGCTGGGCCCCGCCGAGCTGCTGCGGCGGGGTGCCCGCACCGGTGGGGCCGGCCGGAGCTCCGCTCACTGA